One Thermoplasmata archaeon genomic window, AGTATTTTCGTTCCGTTCTTAGGACTCAGGGAGATGATCCGGGGCGGGGCATTCGCCCTGACGATTGTCAGACGGAAGGTCACGGTATCGGCAAGCCCCTCACTGTCCCGGACCGTGATTGTGATGTTGTGTACGCCGACGCTGCGTCTGTCCGGAACGAAAGAAATCGTCCCGTTCAGTGGACCTATCTTGAAAAGCGGGGAGTTGTCAGAGAATGTGAGCACATCGCCATCCTCAAGGTCTGGGTCAGTGGCGGCAACGGTATAGATGAAAGGCCTGCCCTCATGAGCGGTCAACTCTGGAATTGGCTCGAGGGTGGGATACCGGTTTAGGGTCCCTTTAGGGTTGAGAACTGTCAGGAGGAAATGCTTTCTGTCCTGGCCACCGCGGGCGTCCCTCACCGTGATATTGATGTTGTGGATACCAATGTCGGTCTTGCCGGGGATCCACTCCATTATGCCGGTCTCGGGGTGGATGTCGAAGAGGGGGGTGTCATCGCTGAAAATCAGGGTGTCGCCGTAGGCCAGGTCGGGGTCGTGGGCATTGGCCTGATAGGAGAAGAGCTGGCCCTGGACGATTGTCTGGTCTGGAATGGGGTCGAGAGATGGGGGGTCCTCGGCGTCCTCGACAGTGAGGGTGAAGTTCAGGGAGCCGGTGGCTCCGACTCTGTCGGTCACCGTCAGTGGAATCTCGTGCACACCGACGTGCTCCTGAGCAGGTGTGAACTCGATGAGGCCCGTCACCGGGTTGATGTCGAAAAGCCCCGTCCCATCGGAGAAAGTTATGGTCTCAGTTGGGTCGAGGTCCATATCCACATCCCTCGCCCTCACCTGAAGGGTAAATAGCTCCCCTTGCCGGGCGGTCTGGTTTCCAATGGCCAGAATCTGAGGAGGGTCATTGACCGGGAGGACCACAACCCTGAACGTGGGGCACTCGAACATGAGACCATCGGAATCGAATGCTCTGACCCTGAACCCGGCTCGACCCCACCAATTGCGGGTCGGAGTTTTGAAGTCGAGGCTATGACCGTCCGGGTTCAATTCCGCTCTAAGCTTTTTTGAGTCCTCCTGATAACTTATTTCATAGGTTAGGTTGGTGGTCTCGTCATCGACGAAGAAAAGATTCAGGTCGATCAGTGCAGTCGCTGTGCTGTCCTCGTCAAGTGTGTACTCGGGTATCTGGCCGCACCAGGGCGGCGCCTTGTATGAAACCGTGATGTCGCTGACCGCAACCCTCCCGGTTGTCGTCGAGATGAATTTCAGCGGCACCATGGCGAAACGGGTACTGGCGTTGCGCGCGCCTGCCTCGAGAGCCGCTGCTAGTGTGGGGTCGCCGAAAGTGACGGTGTAGTTGAACTTCTGCTCCACGAGGTTCCACTCGACCTTTCCATCACCCCCCACATCTAGTGCTGGGTCAGTCGGGTATATCTGCGGATAGCCTTTTACAAAGATGCTAACAAAGTCTGTCCTTATCTCGTTGCCATCGTAGCAGGTCGCGAGTATCTGGACCCATCTGTCGGCGATGTAGCCAGGGCCATTGAAGGTGTTCGTGACCAGAACGTCCGTGGCCGACTGCCCCCCGCCCACGCTCTGCCAGGTCCCGGTCGCCTCGAACCATATGTAAACATTGTAATGCCAGGCGTTGCCCCAGAAATCGCTCGCGTGGCCTTCCCACTGCACGGTGACTTCGGCGGAGATGTCTATCGGGACTTTAAATCTGAAAAGGTGGAACCCGTC contains:
- a CDS encoding Ig-like domain-containing protein, producing the protein MSKYWKYWRCAGALTILLLMACSWAPIYSGMVSDGGGDATSSRGEYRRFAPQEAELRFSGGVYTNSTLTIPIPSNATVLQASMNITGYPVTGALELVDCSFNQSGVGHKAYKGAVAIPDRPTTSPRPSQLMFNEFTSAEYTAVSQSDNTYARQAGDNSPSGTEDGFHLFRFKVPIDISAEVTVQWEGHASDFWGNAWHYNVYIWFEATGTWQSVGGGQSATDVLVTNTFNGPGYIADRWVQILATCYDGNEIRTDFVSIFVKGYPQIYPTDPALDVGGDGKVEWNLVEQKFNYTVTFGDPTLAAALEAGARNASTRFAMVPLKFISTTTGRVAVSDITVSYKAPPWCGQIPEYTLDEDSTATALIDLNLFFVDDETTNLTYEISYQEDSKKLRAELNPDGHSLDFKTPTRNWWGRAGFRVRAFDSDGLMFECPTFRVVVLPVNDPPQILAIGNQTARQGELFTLQVRARDVDMDLDPTETITFSDGTGLFDINPVTGLIEFTPAQEHVGVHEIPLTVTDRVGATGSLNFTLTVEDAEDPPSLDPIPDQTIVQGQLFSYQANAHDPDLAYGDTLIFSDDTPLFDIHPETGIMEWIPGKTDIGIHNINITVRDARGGQDRKHFLLTVLNPKGTLNRYPTLEPIPELTAHEGRPFIYTVAATDPDLEDGDVLTFSDNSPLFKIGPLNGTISFVPDRRSVGVHNITITVRDSEGLADTVTFRLTIVRANAPPRIISLSPKNGTKILVGKEVTLSATASDPDLDALNITWLHADRVLGYGPEVKLKFEETGGYIITVIVSDGRDEARSELGLEVVKSLPGKGGGGLPGFEMLMALVLLLITALHVATRRRPTE